In Blastopirellula sp. J2-11, a single genomic region encodes these proteins:
- a CDS encoding ABC transporter ATP-binding protein has protein sequence MLLLENVKKSYIEPNGQPLPILDIPRFELSDAEQMILIGRSGCGKTTLLHVISGISHADSGSVQIDGIDLRRLSEQGRDRLRAEKIGYVFQTFNLLPAFTALENVLLGMAFSGRGTDRGRAIQLLERVGLAERMSHKPKTMSVGEQQRVAVARALANRPRLLLADEPTANVDPGNQQSIIDLIRQTCNEEKIALMMVTHSLEVAGQFDRVERLDEINQMSKVTS, from the coding sequence ATGCTGCTGCTGGAAAACGTCAAAAAGTCGTACATTGAGCCCAACGGCCAACCGCTTCCCATCCTCGATATCCCCCGATTTGAGCTATCTGACGCCGAGCAGATGATCCTGATCGGGCGCAGCGGGTGCGGAAAAACGACCCTGCTGCATGTCATCTCGGGGATCAGCCATGCCGACTCTGGCAGCGTGCAGATCGACGGCATCGATCTCCGCCGCTTGTCTGAGCAAGGCCGGGATCGTTTGCGAGCCGAGAAGATTGGCTATGTCTTTCAAACGTTTAACTTGTTGCCGGCTTTTACGGCGCTGGAGAACGTTTTGCTGGGGATGGCCTTCTCGGGCCGCGGAACCGATCGCGGCCGTGCGATTCAGCTGCTGGAACGCGTCGGGCTGGCGGAACGCATGAGTCACAAGCCGAAGACGATGTCGGTGGGCGAACAGCAACGCGTCGCCGTCGCACGCGCCTTGGCGAATCGACCGCGCCTGTTGTTGGCGGACGAACCGACCGCCAACGTCGATCCGGGCAATCAGCAATCAATCATCGATTTGATTCGCCAAACCTGCAACGAAGAAAAGATCGCTTTGATGATGGTGACGCACTCGCTGGAAGTAGCCGGTCAGTTTGACCGGGTCGAACGTTTGGACGAGATCAATCAAATGAGCAAGGTGACGTCATGA
- a CDS encoding sialidase family protein — MQRHVLPLFLLLAASIAHAEPSKTPETDMLTSQPGVVSVEYLTDGAPHDSCHASTIAQTPAGFVAAWFGGTREGAKDVGIYFNRQVDGKWITPIEVANGVQYVSSAGKEHRHPCWNPVLHQAQDGTLMLFYKCGPTPSTWWGMLMTSNDNGATWSEPQRLPEGIDGPVKNKAIEHDGRLVCPSSSENVGWRLHLEMTSDQGRTWTRVGPLNDGTKIGAIQPSVLIYPNGRWQILARDRNNNGNVWSTWSDDQGITWTPLVSSGLPNPNSGTDAVMLADGRALLVYNHTQRSGPFPNGRNMLNVAVSQDGQTWDAALVLEKSAGEFSYPAVIQTPDGLVHITYTWRRKKIRHVTLDPTKLQTKPIVDGAWPL; from the coding sequence ATGCAACGCCATGTATTGCCGCTCTTCTTGCTGTTAGCCGCTTCGATCGCCCACGCAGAACCAAGCAAGACGCCTGAGACCGACATGCTCACGTCGCAACCGGGAGTCGTTTCGGTAGAGTATCTCACCGACGGCGCTCCGCATGACAGTTGCCATGCTTCGACGATCGCCCAAACTCCGGCTGGGTTTGTCGCCGCCTGGTTTGGCGGCACGCGAGAAGGCGCCAAGGATGTCGGCATTTATTTCAATCGCCAAGTAGACGGCAAGTGGATCACGCCGATCGAAGTCGCCAATGGGGTGCAGTACGTTTCGTCCGCGGGCAAAGAGCATCGCCATCCTTGCTGGAACCCAGTGCTGCATCAAGCGCAAGACGGCACGCTGATGCTGTTCTACAAGTGCGGGCCTACTCCCAGCACCTGGTGGGGCATGTTGATGACGTCCAACGATAACGGCGCTACCTGGAGCGAGCCCCAGCGGTTGCCGGAAGGAATCGATGGGCCCGTCAAAAACAAAGCAATCGAGCATGACGGGCGCTTGGTCTGTCCCTCAAGCAGCGAAAACGTCGGCTGGCGCTTGCACTTGGAAATGACGTCCGATCAAGGGCGCACGTGGACACGCGTCGGCCCGCTGAATGATGGAACCAAGATCGGCGCGATTCAGCCGAGCGTGCTGATCTATCCCAACGGCCGCTGGCAGATTTTGGCGCGCGATCGTAACAATAACGGCAACGTCTGGTCGACCTGGAGCGATGACCAGGGAATCACCTGGACGCCGCTCGTTTCGTCCGGCTTGCCGAATCCGAACAGCGGAACCGACGCCGTGATGCTGGCCGATGGTCGAGCGCTACTGGTCTACAACCACACCCAGCGCAGCGGACCTTTCCCCAACGGGCGCAATATGCTCAACGTCGCGGTCAGCCAAGATGGGCAAACATGGGACGCGGCGCTCGTGCTTGAAAAGAGCGCCGGCGAGTTTTCGTATCCGGCGGTCATTCAAACGCCGGACGGTCTGGTCCACATCACCTACACCTGGCGGCGAAAAAAGATTCGCCATGTCACGCTCGATCCGACCAAACTGCAAACCAAGCCGATCGTCGATGGCGCTTGGCCGCTGTAG
- a CDS encoding carboxypeptidase-like regulatory domain-containing protein encodes MAAIPRFYQSISLAVIAALMGCTGNANVLQTEYVEGVVTLDGVPVEGATVEFVPVIEDQGATANGYTDSSGLYHLTVLAPGEGKEAEFAGGTLPGEYQIAVRKAVTGPTPASSSRQVVAKKTYIVPKKYDNPRDSGLTATVEAGKNTIPLELQSK; translated from the coding sequence ATGGCTGCGATTCCCAGGTTTTACCAAAGCATCAGCTTGGCGGTTATCGCCGCGTTGATGGGATGCACCGGTAATGCAAACGTACTTCAAACCGAGTATGTAGAAGGAGTTGTGACGCTCGATGGAGTTCCCGTTGAAGGCGCGACCGTCGAGTTTGTTCCGGTGATTGAAGACCAAGGGGCTACCGCCAACGGATATACCGATTCGAGCGGGCTGTATCATTTGACCGTCCTAGCGCCTGGCGAAGGAAAAGAGGCGGAATTCGCCGGCGGCACGCTCCCCGGCGAATACCAGATCGCCGTACGAAAAGCGGTCACCGGACCAACTCCGGCGAGTAGTTCTCGCCAGGTGGTCGCCAAAAAGACCTATATCGTGCCGAAAAAGTACGATAATCCCCGCGATTCGGGGCTCACCGCGACGGTGGAAGCCGGGAAAAACACGATTCCGCTCGAACTACAGTCAAAATGA
- a CDS encoding DUF1559 domain-containing protein yields MLTRKKGFTLVELLVVIAIIGVLIALLLPAVQQAREAARRMQCTNQLKQMGLATHNFHDTFGKFPGGSHQDAFRDFSRTNPDEYHHDDRGRWSYITVLLPYLEQQAMYDQFVSTHVGTEFPWNGTTLLRTSVQTLLCPSDGNSATNAGEMGRNSYHVNRGDYWNPWDWWECRGVFGNQYRVTKKFSSLTDGSSNTLFLTEMKIGVIGSQKIGQGVANSVGYSNGDAASICSARRGPSGTLTGGVYSRGDNELPGWRWADAHTVFTQWHVVLPPNSPSCSNDSGGTLDNELMTASSYHPGGVNVVFGDGAVKFIPDTIDAGDPSLRVADTPNPPSEPQRYTGPSLYGVWGSLGTSSGGEVTSLP; encoded by the coding sequence ATGCTAACACGTAAAAAAGGTTTTACGCTGGTTGAGTTACTAGTGGTAATCGCCATTATTGGGGTTTTGATCGCTCTGCTGTTGCCGGCGGTTCAGCAGGCTCGCGAAGCTGCACGACGCATGCAGTGCACCAATCAGCTCAAGCAAATGGGGCTGGCCACCCACAATTTTCACGATACGTTCGGGAAATTCCCGGGGGGGTCGCATCAGGACGCGTTTCGCGATTTCAGCCGGACCAACCCCGATGAGTATCACCACGATGATCGCGGCCGCTGGAGCTACATCACCGTGTTGTTGCCGTATCTTGAGCAACAAGCGATGTATGATCAGTTCGTCAGCACGCATGTAGGGACGGAATTCCCCTGGAATGGCACGACGTTATTGCGAACGTCCGTTCAAACGTTGCTTTGTCCTTCCGATGGAAACTCGGCGACCAATGCAGGCGAAATGGGGCGTAACAGCTATCACGTCAATCGCGGCGACTATTGGAACCCCTGGGATTGGTGGGAATGCCGCGGCGTCTTTGGCAATCAATACCGCGTGACGAAAAAGTTCAGCAGCTTGACCGATGGATCGAGCAATACGTTGTTTCTGACGGAAATGAAGATCGGCGTCATCGGAAGCCAAAAAATTGGCCAAGGAGTCGCCAACAGCGTCGGATACAGCAATGGAGACGCTGCGAGCATTTGTTCGGCGCGGCGTGGGCCGAGCGGCACTTTGACCGGCGGCGTCTACTCTCGTGGAGATAACGAGTTGCCAGGCTGGCGTTGGGCCGACGCGCACACCGTGTTTACGCAGTGGCATGTCGTGCTTCCCCCAAACTCCCCCTCCTGCTCGAACGACTCTGGAGGAACGCTCGACAATGAGTTGATGACGGCCAGCAGTTATCACCCCGGCGGCGTCAACGTCGTATTTGGAGATGGGGCGGTCAAGTTCATCCCTGACACGATCGATGCCGGTGATCCCAGTCTCCGCGTCGCCGATACCCCCAATCCGCCGAGCGAACCGCAGCGATATACCGGTCCCTCTCTCTACGGCGTTTGGGGCTCGTTGGGGACTTCCAGCGGTGGCGAAGTGACGTCTCTCCCGTAG
- the uvrA gene encoding excinuclease ABC subunit UvrA gives MPVTDIEIKGAREHNLRDVSLVLPRNKLICLTGVSGSGKSSLAFDTVYAEGQRRYVESLSSYARQFMGQMPKPEVDYIGGLTPSISISQKTTGNNPRSTVGTITEINDFLRILFARIGKGHCNECGKALTAQTREQILEHILAMEADSQIIILAPLIRGQKGEHRDLFIDLLKQGFVRARVDGRITNLTDDLMLDRQLRHNVELVVDRLTITPSVRGRLAEAVELAMKMGDGSLIIAPRVEEDEEAEAPETPAKKTRSRKKQKKNEVAGDMMFSVDYACVDCGVSFDPPTPQLFSFNSPHGMCPVCDGLGQIYTFDPELLVPDVTLTFKKGAIEILGKWTDLGRWKRHIYKGVAETMERKLNLDAGAFLDTPWRDMDENVKQILLHGAGEQHITFTWRAGSAPQKYGGTYDGIVPEMLEKYRNSNSKPQIRQLEKYMSTVGCPECGGQRLNAQARFVKLGTTSKAFTDKPVLSLPEVSELAIQDATEFFAHLDLDAMSQKIGAEAIKEVRGRLGFLENVGLEYLTLSRTAPTLSGGESQRIRLAGQIGCGLVGVTYILDEPSIGLHPRDNDRLLATLNDLRDLGNTVLVVEHDEDTMRVADHVIDFGPGAGVRGGFIVAQGLAEEIAANPESVTGRFLAGTEKIDVPETRRHIGEKKLTIVGAAENNLKNVNVEIPLGGFVCVTGVSGSGKSSVVNDILVEALRRDLNHGLGEPGAHERIDGLEHLDKMIAIDQSPIGRTPRSNPATYIKVFDDIRNLFAQLPESRRRGYKPGRFSFNVDGGRCSACEGNGANKLEMDFLADIWVTCPVCEGHRFNRETLEVRFKEASISDVLEMDVQEALKLFENVPTIAHKLQTLHDVGLDYIKLGQPSPTLSGGEAQRIKLAKELVKRSTGRTLYLLDEPTTGLHFADVKMLLKVLHAFAEQGNTVLVVEHNLDVIKTADWLIDMGPEGGSTGGNVVACGTPETVAEVAESHTGQALKAVLAGKQSRAVTEIKRAAKAAQNKRDQKAAKVIDVRGAKMHNLKDVDAQIDREKMTVFCGPSGSGKSSLAMDTIYAEGQRRYVESLSAYARQFVGQMQKPRVDHIEGLSPAIAIEQKNLGNSPRSTVGTVTEIYDYLRVMMPRLGTPYCPDCEIPISTQTSSMITDKILTEPTETKLFLMAPITLEVGQQYAELWEDLKTTGYQRIRVDGVVHTLDKPPKVDRRRHHDVEVIVDRISVKEESRTRIADSVENGLSLGAGFLHVAYVDEKMPEHRWRVKRHSQKLSCGNCDRSFDQLSPHNFSFNSQLGWCPDCEGLGTQTGADPTALLSDPKLTLREGALKLWPGVQHDISLLMLEALSAGAGVPLDTPFERLSSRHRRVLLHGTADQWFDVHSGEDQAQRPIFRFQFKGLYPALEEASRLSQAFRMQLESLVAEVECTTCCGSRLRDDTSAVRFRDQTVLDICSMPMGLLLEFIQGWKLKKRETRIAGEIVRELENRVQFLCDVGLEYLTLRRTAPTLSAGEAQRIRLASQLGSGLCGVLYVLDEPTIGLHPRDNRRLLAALHRLRDLGNTLIVVEHDHEVIEGSDKLLDFGPQAGVNGGTIVASGTPKQVGKNKDSVTGPYVSGKKAISIPSNRRMPSIRKLAAQGEPFDFTSPSGDWLEVVGARHNNLRNINVRLPLGALVAIAGPSGSGKSSLMQEVIYNSLARTLHRASTTPGAHDAIRGIEAINKVIRVDQQPLGNSPSSNAATYTGVFDVIRDLFSQLPEAKLRGYTPRRFSFNVEGGRCDTCEGMGQKCIEMHFLPDVWVTCETCDGHRYNEETLSVRYHGQSIADVLEMPIGQAVTLFENIPKIRRILQTLCDVGLDYVTLGQPAPTLSGGEAQRVKLAAELARPDTGKTLYLLDEPTTGLHFEDLRKLLDVFHRLVDLGNTVVVIEHNLDVMKQADWILEIGPEAGAEGGQLVTAGTPEDVVDYSNAFDKGEEPYRSHTGEALKPYLAAGPYEERGSFDPSKAEDEREGDMDIADVGRATKMPWEMDGRRWHTKDRVGRTGEACNWDGKILSAVVDRIVDIGEFSDINWNSRTIVEISGLKKSDGWFFHAITGETWLLKMKFRVHKGTFDRMELPSRLALPTLNELEDLPIYSNEPRVKVKNLRGPFQEIEIRAHTHEEVNRPEFWEFLEQAVAGFDKYLSLLTQNVEDHMPWKKLGEKWHLSRKGFPPGKNAQWDANVLEDLLSLLMETADDSEILWNNQMIVNVMAAGVSGSWASVTSKRPEDVRLTIRVPRGAVALGRIAGLGQEPDIDAKPDGDVVKIHFRTTEDLEKGDLSEFLQETLQAIANANGQKKLF, from the coding sequence ATGCCGGTAACCGATATCGAGATCAAAGGCGCACGCGAGCATAATCTTCGCGACGTCTCTCTCGTTCTTCCCCGGAACAAGCTGATCTGCCTGACCGGCGTCAGCGGCAGCGGCAAAAGCTCGCTGGCGTTTGACACCGTTTACGCCGAAGGTCAGCGCCGATACGTCGAGAGCCTCTCCAGCTATGCTCGCCAGTTCATGGGGCAAATGCCCAAGCCCGAGGTTGACTACATCGGCGGGCTCACGCCGTCGATCTCGATTTCGCAAAAGACGACCGGCAATAATCCGCGCAGCACCGTCGGCACCATCACCGAGATCAACGATTTTCTCCGTATCCTGTTCGCTCGGATCGGTAAAGGACATTGCAACGAGTGCGGCAAGGCGCTGACCGCCCAAACCCGCGAACAAATTCTCGAGCACATCCTCGCGATGGAGGCCGACTCGCAGATCATCATCCTCGCGCCGCTGATCCGCGGCCAAAAAGGAGAGCACCGGGACCTGTTTATCGATCTGCTGAAGCAGGGTTTCGTGCGGGCCCGGGTCGACGGCAGGATTACGAATCTGACCGATGACCTGATGCTCGATCGGCAGTTGCGGCACAACGTCGAGTTGGTGGTCGATCGGCTGACGATCACGCCAAGCGTCCGGGGCCGTTTAGCGGAAGCGGTCGAGCTGGCGATGAAAATGGGGGACGGCAGCCTAATCATCGCTCCTCGTGTAGAGGAAGATGAAGAAGCGGAAGCTCCGGAAACTCCCGCCAAAAAAACCCGCTCGCGGAAGAAGCAGAAAAAGAACGAAGTCGCCGGCGACATGATGTTCTCGGTCGACTATGCCTGCGTCGATTGCGGCGTTTCGTTCGATCCCCCCACGCCGCAGTTATTCAGCTTTAACAGTCCGCATGGGATGTGTCCTGTTTGCGACGGACTGGGGCAGATCTACACGTTCGATCCCGAGCTGCTCGTCCCCGACGTGACCCTCACCTTCAAAAAAGGGGCGATCGAAATTCTGGGCAAGTGGACCGATCTGGGCCGCTGGAAGCGCCATATCTACAAAGGAGTCGCCGAAACGATGGAGCGCAAGCTCAATCTCGACGCCGGCGCGTTTCTCGATACTCCTTGGCGCGACATGGACGAAAACGTCAAACAGATCCTGCTGCATGGCGCCGGCGAGCAACATATCACCTTTACGTGGCGCGCCGGGTCGGCGCCGCAAAAGTATGGCGGAACCTATGACGGCATCGTGCCGGAGATGCTCGAGAAATACCGCAACAGCAACTCCAAGCCGCAAATTCGCCAGCTCGAAAAATATATGTCGACCGTCGGCTGCCCCGAATGCGGCGGCCAGCGACTGAACGCCCAAGCGCGGTTCGTCAAATTGGGCACCACCAGCAAGGCCTTTACGGACAAACCGGTTCTTTCTCTGCCGGAAGTGTCGGAACTGGCGATTCAAGACGCGACCGAGTTCTTCGCACATCTTGATCTCGACGCAATGTCGCAAAAGATCGGCGCCGAAGCGATCAAAGAAGTCCGTGGGCGGCTCGGCTTTCTCGAGAATGTCGGTCTCGAATATCTGACGCTCAGCCGCACCGCGCCCACTCTCTCTGGCGGCGAGTCGCAGCGCATTCGCTTGGCCGGGCAAATCGGCTGCGGCCTGGTCGGCGTCACCTACATCCTGGATGAACCCTCGATCGGCCTCCATCCCCGCGACAACGACCGCTTGTTGGCGACTCTCAATGACCTGCGCGACCTGGGCAACACGGTGTTGGTGGTTGAGCATGACGAAGACACGATGCGCGTCGCCGACCATGTGATCGACTTTGGTCCCGGCGCCGGCGTCCGCGGCGGATTTATCGTCGCCCAAGGTTTGGCCGAAGAGATCGCCGCCAATCCGGAGAGCGTCACCGGTCGGTTTTTGGCCGGTACCGAAAAGATCGACGTGCCAGAAACGCGGCGGCATATCGGTGAGAAAAAACTGACCATTGTCGGCGCCGCTGAAAACAACCTGAAGAACGTCAACGTCGAGATTCCGCTCGGCGGCTTTGTCTGCGTGACCGGCGTCAGCGGCAGCGGCAAAAGCAGCGTCGTCAACGATATCTTGGTCGAAGCGCTGCGCCGCGATCTGAATCATGGTCTCGGCGAACCGGGAGCCCATGAGCGGATCGACGGGCTCGAGCACCTCGACAAGATGATCGCGATCGACCAATCGCCGATCGGGCGAACGCCGCGCAGCAACCCGGCGACCTATATCAAGGTCTTCGACGACATCCGCAACCTGTTTGCGCAGCTTCCCGAGTCGCGGCGCCGCGGCTACAAGCCGGGACGCTTTAGCTTTAACGTCGACGGCGGGCGCTGTTCGGCCTGCGAAGGGAACGGCGCCAACAAGCTGGAAATGGACTTTCTGGCCGACATCTGGGTCACCTGTCCGGTCTGCGAAGGGCATCGCTTCAACCGCGAAACGCTGGAAGTCCGCTTCAAAGAAGCGTCGATTTCCGACGTGCTCGAAATGGACGTTCAGGAAGCGCTGAAGCTGTTCGAAAACGTCCCGACGATCGCTCACAAACTGCAAACGCTGCACGATGTCGGTCTCGACTACATCAAGCTGGGTCAACCTTCGCCCACGCTCTCTGGCGGTGAAGCGCAGCGCATTAAGCTGGCCAAAGAACTGGTCAAGCGCAGCACCGGACGCACGCTGTACTTGCTGGACGAACCGACGACCGGCCTGCACTTTGCTGACGTCAAGATGCTCTTGAAAGTGCTGCACGCCTTCGCCGAGCAAGGGAACACCGTGCTAGTAGTCGAGCACAATCTTGACGTGATCAAGACCGCCGACTGGCTGATTGATATGGGACCCGAAGGGGGCTCGACCGGCGGAAATGTGGTCGCCTGCGGAACGCCGGAAACGGTCGCGGAAGTCGCCGAGTCGCACACAGGTCAAGCGCTGAAGGCGGTTTTGGCCGGCAAACAAAGCCGTGCCGTAACCGAGATCAAGCGAGCCGCCAAAGCGGCCCAGAATAAGCGCGATCAAAAAGCGGCCAAGGTGATCGATGTCCGCGGCGCCAAGATGCACAACCTGAAAGACGTCGACGCCCAAATCGACCGCGAGAAGATGACCGTCTTTTGCGGACCGAGCGGCAGCGGCAAGAGTTCGCTGGCGATGGACACGATCTATGCCGAAGGACAACGCCGCTATGTCGAAAGCTTGAGCGCCTACGCGCGGCAGTTTGTCGGCCAGATGCAAAAGCCGCGAGTCGATCATATCGAAGGGCTCTCGCCGGCGATCGCGATCGAGCAAAAGAACTTGGGCAACTCGCCGCGGTCGACCGTCGGCACGGTAACCGAGATTTACGACTACCTGCGCGTCATGATGCCGCGGCTCGGTACGCCATATTGCCCCGATTGCGAAATCCCAATCAGCACGCAGACCTCGTCGATGATCACCGACAAGATCTTGACCGAGCCCACCGAAACCAAGCTGTTTTTGATGGCGCCGATCACGCTGGAAGTCGGTCAGCAATACGCCGAACTGTGGGAAGACCTGAAAACGACCGGCTATCAGCGCATCCGCGTCGACGGTGTTGTTCATACGCTCGACAAACCGCCGAAGGTCGATCGCCGCCGGCATCATGATGTGGAAGTGATCGTCGACCGGATTTCGGTCAAAGAAGAATCGCGTACCCGCATCGCCGACAGCGTTGAAAATGGGCTCAGTCTTGGCGCCGGTTTCTTGCATGTCGCTTATGTCGACGAAAAAATGCCCGAGCATCGCTGGCGCGTGAAACGTCACAGCCAAAAGCTGTCATGCGGCAATTGCGATCGGAGCTTCGATCAACTTTCGCCCCACAACTTTTCGTTCAACAGCCAACTGGGTTGGTGCCCTGACTGCGAAGGGCTCGGCACGCAAACCGGCGCCGATCCGACGGCGCTGCTGAGCGATCCCAAGTTGACGCTTCGCGAAGGAGCGCTGAAACTGTGGCCCGGCGTGCAGCACGATATCTCGCTGCTGATGCTCGAAGCGCTTTCGGCCGGCGCCGGGGTTCCGCTCGACACGCCGTTCGAGCGGCTCAGCAGTCGCCATCGGCGCGTGCTGCTGCACGGTACCGCCGACCAATGGTTTGACGTCCACTCCGGCGAAGATCAGGCCCAGCGACCGATTTTCCGCTTTCAGTTCAAAGGTTTGTACCCGGCGCTTGAAGAAGCGTCGCGTCTGTCGCAAGCCTTCCGCATGCAGTTGGAAAGCCTGGTCGCTGAAGTCGAATGCACCACTTGCTGCGGCAGTCGACTGCGTGACGATACGTCGGCGGTTCGCTTCCGCGATCAAACGGTGCTCGACATCTGCAGCATGCCGATGGGCCTGTTGCTGGAATTCATTCAAGGTTGGAAGCTGAAAAAGCGAGAAACGAGAATCGCGGGCGAAATCGTCCGCGAACTCGAAAATCGCGTGCAGTTTCTCTGCGACGTGGGGCTCGAATACCTCACGCTGCGGCGCACCGCGCCAACTCTCTCGGCCGGCGAAGCGCAACGTATTCGTCTCGCCAGTCAGCTCGGCAGCGGCCTGTGCGGCGTTCTTTATGTGTTAGACGAACCGACGATCGGGCTGCATCCTCGCGACAATCGGCGGTTGCTCGCTGCGCTCCATCGCCTGCGCGATCTGGGTAACACGTTGATTGTGGTCGAGCATGATCACGAAGTGATCGAAGGGAGCGACAAGTTGCTCGACTTCGGCCCTCAGGCAGGCGTTAACGGCGGCACGATTGTCGCCTCGGGAACTCCCAAGCAGGTCGGTAAGAACAAGGACTCGGTCACTGGTCCCTATGTCAGCGGCAAGAAGGCGATCTCGATTCCGTCGAATCGGCGGATGCCTTCGATCCGCAAGCTGGCGGCTCAAGGCGAGCCGTTCGATTTCACCTCTCCCAGCGGCGATTGGCTCGAGGTGGTCGGCGCACGACACAACAACTTGCGCAACATCAACGTTCGTTTACCGCTCGGCGCGCTAGTCGCGATCGCCGGTCCCAGCGGCAGCGGCAAAAGCAGTTTGATGCAAGAGGTAATTTACAACTCGCTGGCCCGCACGTTGCATCGCGCTTCGACCACGCCTGGCGCGCATGACGCGATTCGCGGCATCGAAGCGATTAACAAAGTGATCCGGGTCGATCAGCAGCCGCTGGGCAACTCGCCCAGTTCCAACGCGGCGACCTACACCGGCGTCTTTGACGTCATCCGCGATCTCTTTTCGCAACTTCCCGAAGCGAAGCTTCGCGGCTATACGCCGCGTCGATTTAGCTTTAACGTCGAAGGGGGACGTTGCGACACTTGCGAAGGGATGGGGCAAAAATGTATCGAAATGCACTTCTTGCCAGACGTCTGGGTCACCTGCGAAACATGCGACGGTCATCGCTACAACGAAGAAACCCTTTCGGTCCGCTATCACGGCCAATCGATCGCCGACGTCCTGGAAATGCCGATCGGTCAGGCCGTCACCCTGTTTGAGAACATCCCCAAGATTCGCCGCATTTTGCAGACTCTATGCGATGTAGGTCTCGACTACGTGACGCTCGGCCAACCCGCTCCAACGCTCTCTGGCGGTGAAGCCCAGCGCGTCAAACTAGCGGCCGAACTGGCGCGTCCTGATACCGGCAAGACCCTCTATCTGCTTGACGAACCGACGACCGGTCTGCACTTTGAAGACCTTCGCAAATTGCTCGACGTCTTCCATCGCTTGGTCGATCTGGGCAACACGGTCGTGGTGATCGAACATAACCTGGATGTCATGAAGCAGGCCGACTGGATCCTGGAGATCGGTCCGGAAGCAGGCGCCGAAGGAGGTCAACTCGTCACCGCTGGTACTCCCGAAGATGTGGTCGACTACAGCAACGCGTTCGACAAAGGAGAAGAGCCGTATCGCTCGCACACCGGCGAAGCGCTGAAGCCCTATTTGGCCGCCGGACCGTACGAAGAACGAGGCTCGTTCGATCCTTCGAAAGCCGAAGACGAGCGCGAAGGGGATATGGACATCGCCGACGTCGGTCGCGCCACCAAGATGCCGTGGGAGATGGACGGCCGCCGCTGGCACACCAAAGATCGGGTCGGTCGCACCGGCGAAGCTTGCAACTGGGACGGCAAAATCCTCTCGGCGGTCGTCGATCGAATTGTCGACATCGGTGAGTTCAGCGATATCAATTGGAACTCGCGCACCATCGTCGAGATCTCGGGGCTCAAAAAGAGCGACGGCTGGTTCTTTCACGCGATCACCGGCGAAACCTGGCTCCTCAAGATGAAGTTCCGCGTCCATAAAGGAACATTCGACCGCATGGAGCTGCCGAGTCGCCTGGCTTTGCCGACGCTGAACGAACTGGAAGATCTGCCGATCTACAGCAATGAGCCTCGCGTCAAAGTGAAAAACCTCCGCGGGCCGTTCCAGGAGATCGAGATTCGCGCTCATACGCATGAAGAAGTGAACCGCCCTGAATTTTGGGAGTTTCTCGAACAAGCGGTCGCTGGTTTCGACAAATACCTGAGCTTGCTCACGCAAAACGTCGAAGATCACATGCCCTGGAAAAAGCTGGGCGAGAAATGGCATCTGTCACGCAAAGGATTTCCGCCGGGCAAAAACGCCCAATGGGACGCCAACGTGCTGGAAGATCTGCTGTCGCTGCTGATGGAGACGGCCGACGACTCCGAGATCCTCTGGAACAACCAGATGATCGTCAACGTCATGGCGGCCGGAGTCAGCGGCTCGTGGGCCAGCGTCACTAGCAAACGCCCGGAAGACGTCCGCCTGACGATTCGCGTTCCCCGCGGCGCCGTCGCCTTGGGACGGATCGCCGGACTGGGGCAAGAGCCCGACATCGACGCCAAGCCGGACGGTGACGTGGTGAAGATCCACTTCCGCACGACGGAAGATCTCGAGAAAGGAGATCTCTCCGAGTTCCTGCAAGAAACGCTGCAGGCCATCGCCAACGCTAACGGGCAGAAGAAGCTGTTCTAA